From the Fibrobacter sp. UWB11 genome, one window contains:
- the rplL gene encoding 50S ribosomal protein L7/L12, protein MATDIKALGDQIVGLTLLEAKALADYLKETHGIEAAAGGAVVMAAAAAAPAEEKTEFDVILAEIDPAKKMAILKEVRAITGLGLAEAKKVVETANSVIKEAAPKADAEALKKKLEELGAKVTLK, encoded by the coding sequence ATGGCAACTGATATCAAGGCATTGGGCGATCAAATCGTTGGTCTTACCCTTCTCGAAGCCAAGGCTTTGGCTGACTACCTTAAAGAAACCCACGGCATCGAAGCCGCTGCCGGTGGCGCTGTAGTTATGGCTGCAGCTGCTGCAGCTCCTGCTGAAGAAAAGACCGAATTCGACGTCATCCTCGCCGAAATCGATCCGGCTAAGAAGATGGCTATCCTCAAGGAAGTTCGCGCTATCACGGGTCTCGGCCTCGCTGAAGCTAAGAAGGTCGTCGAAACTGCCAACAGCGTCATCAAGGAAGCTGCACCGAAGGCTGACGCCGAAGCTCTCAAGAAGAAACTCGAAGAACTCGGAGCAAAGGTTACCCTTAAGTAA
- the rpoC gene encoding DNA-directed RNA polymerase subunit beta', translated as MAEEMTEQFGDISIHLASPDLIRYWSYGEVTKPETINYRSFKPEKDGLFCEKIFGPVKNWECNCGKFKRIRYKGVICDRCGVEVTHSKVRRERMGHIELAIPLTHTWFVRNQPCVIGALLNLNTKDLDHIIYYEKYVVIDPGTTDLEPNSLIDEAQYQDLVAEGREFEAKMGASAIKQLLDRVDLTKLSEELRLQATSKSKTKQDDAVKRLKVVEAFKKSQMESFRSYYKNPDPARDASKAWLKGLAEAVAEFKVDYEAKHSDFVLADAYEEFRHKYPNEARLLANQPSWMILDVLPVIPPDLRPLVPLEGGRFATSDLNELYRRVINRNNRLKKLIDIRAPNVILCNEKRMLQEAVDQLFDSGRRTARAGSARPLKSLAELLKGKQGRFRMNLLGKRVDYSGRSVIVVGPELRMHQCGLPKRMALELYKPFIIQRLEEEGIVYTLKSAKKYVDAERPEVWDILEQIIEDHPVMLNRAPTLHRLGIQAFYPKLIEGNAIRLHPLVCTAFNADFDGDQMAVHLPLSFETQLECRVLMLSSNNILHPASGQPIAVPGQDIVLGLYYLTKPRPNRKGEGMHFYDPAEAIRAYENDVVDLNANVYLKLPAGRKIYMGAVEKDCTCIREMADDNGNIEVNVKAGEKVKFLTLKEDNVIKTTVGRIIFNEFVPNALGYANETFGKKVIAKSIDDLYRRTGNRVTVDYLDDLKANGYKWATRAGSSVAIAEMVIPKEKQEMLDKAAEQVSKIRALYEDGVITDGERYNQTIDVWSKTTSDVAAKQWDLLSHDRDGFNPVYMMADSGARGSREQIKQLSGMRGLMQKPIKQLGGQEVIENPIKSCFREGLNVMEYFISSHGARKGLADTALKTADAGYLTRRLVDVGQDLVITEPDCGTTDGIEVSAFKDGDDTVIPLEERLLGRAPVEDIKHPVTGEVIVKAGELVTERDLPKISATGLEHIKMRSVLTCNSKTGVCAKCYGRMLASGRPVDLGEAVGVLAAQSIGEPGTQLTLRTFHIGGASSRLTVESDKKAAVDGHVELEQVETVDHEGQKVVVSRMGELVIFDNTGINKGRYQIPYGAILHVENNATVKKGESMFEWDPYNSPIITNVSGTIAFSNLIENRTYRIERDEMTEVETWIVISDKQHGKNQLRPVIIINDERGEKVGHFMLPDGAILAVHQGDRVTSGQVIAKLPRAAGKTRDITGGLPRVAELFEARVPKNKAFIAPVDGLVKYGNEVRNNQEVIIQQMDGNEVKVLVPRGIHLAVNDGDRVRAGQKISEGSVDPHDILDVLGPEDVQRHLVNEIQAVYRLQGVAIADKHIECIVRQMMRKVRILDPGESDLLPGEEISKTRLRTENERLRALGKAEAKYQPMLLGITKASLATDSFISAASFQETQKILTRASIEGCVDPLMGLKENVIMGRLIPCGTGARHLRNVQVIDADADEMEERSRLQNVQAENYESGSGIQLLDNEIGSSDEEDSDN; from the coding sequence ATGGCTGAAGAAATGACTGAACAGTTTGGCGACATTTCTATTCATCTCGCCTCTCCGGACCTGATCCGTTACTGGTCCTATGGCGAAGTGACAAAGCCGGAAACGATTAACTACCGTTCCTTCAAGCCTGAAAAGGATGGTCTTTTCTGCGAAAAGATCTTTGGACCGGTTAAGAACTGGGAATGCAACTGCGGTAAGTTCAAGCGCATCCGCTACAAGGGCGTTATCTGCGACCGTTGCGGCGTTGAAGTGACTCACTCCAAGGTCCGTCGCGAACGCATGGGCCACATCGAACTTGCTATTCCTCTGACCCACACTTGGTTCGTCCGTAACCAGCCGTGCGTCATTGGTGCACTTCTCAACCTCAATACTAAGGACCTCGACCATATCATCTACTACGAAAAGTACGTGGTGATTGATCCGGGTACGACCGACCTCGAACCGAATTCCCTGATCGACGAAGCTCAGTATCAGGACCTCGTTGCCGAAGGCCGTGAATTTGAAGCCAAGATGGGCGCATCTGCTATCAAGCAGTTGCTCGACCGCGTCGACTTGACCAAGCTTTCCGAAGAACTCCGCTTGCAGGCTACTTCCAAGTCCAAGACCAAGCAGGACGACGCCGTGAAGCGCCTCAAGGTCGTCGAAGCCTTCAAGAAGTCCCAGATGGAAAGCTTCCGCAGCTACTACAAGAATCCGGATCCGGCCCGCGATGCAAGCAAGGCTTGGCTCAAGGGTCTTGCCGAAGCTGTTGCCGAATTCAAGGTAGACTACGAAGCCAAGCACTCTGACTTTGTGCTTGCCGACGCCTACGAAGAATTCCGCCACAAGTATCCGAACGAAGCTCGTTTGCTCGCTAACCAGCCGTCTTGGATGATCCTCGACGTTCTTCCGGTTATCCCGCCTGATCTTCGTCCGCTCGTACCGCTCGAAGGTGGCCGCTTTGCTACCTCCGACTTGAACGAACTCTATCGCCGTGTCATCAACCGCAACAACCGCTTGAAAAAGTTGATTGACATCCGTGCCCCTAACGTGATTCTCTGCAATGAAAAGCGTATGCTCCAGGAAGCTGTCGACCAGCTGTTCGATAGCGGCCGCCGCACCGCTCGTGCAGGTTCTGCACGTCCGCTCAAGAGCCTCGCCGAACTCCTCAAGGGTAAGCAGGGCCGCTTCCGTATGAACTTGCTCGGTAAGCGTGTTGACTATTCCGGCCGTTCCGTGATTGTCGTGGGACCGGAACTTCGCATGCACCAGTGCGGTCTCCCGAAGCGCATGGCTCTCGAACTTTACAAGCCGTTCATCATCCAGCGCTTGGAAGAAGAAGGCATTGTCTACACGCTCAAGTCTGCTAAGAAGTACGTTGACGCAGAACGTCCTGAAGTTTGGGACATTCTCGAACAGATTATTGAAGACCACCCGGTCATGTTGAATCGTGCTCCGACGCTTCACCGCTTGGGTATCCAGGCCTTCTATCCGAAGCTCATCGAAGGTAACGCGATTCGTCTCCACCCGCTCGTCTGTACAGCATTCAACGCTGACTTCGACGGTGACCAGATGGCTGTGCATCTTCCGCTTTCTTTCGAAACTCAGCTCGAATGCCGCGTGTTGATGCTTTCTTCGAACAACATTCTTCACCCGGCTTCCGGTCAGCCGATTGCTGTGCCGGGCCAGGACATCGTGCTTGGTCTGTACTACCTCACCAAGCCGCGTCCGAACCGCAAGGGTGAAGGCATGCACTTCTACGACCCGGCCGAAGCCATCCGCGCTTACGAAAACGACGTCGTGGATTTGAACGCCAATGTTTACCTCAAGCTCCCGGCAGGTCGCAAGATCTATATGGGCGCTGTCGAAAAGGACTGCACCTGCATCCGCGAAATGGCCGACGACAATGGCAATATCGAAGTCAATGTCAAGGCTGGCGAAAAGGTCAAGTTCCTTACCCTCAAGGAAGACAACGTCATCAAGACGACTGTCGGCCGTATCATCTTCAACGAATTTGTTCCGAACGCTCTTGGCTACGCCAACGAAACCTTCGGCAAGAAGGTGATTGCAAAGTCCATTGACGACCTTTATCGTCGTACCGGCAACCGCGTGACTGTCGACTACCTCGACGATCTCAAGGCCAACGGTTACAAGTGGGCAACGCGCGCTGGTTCCTCCGTGGCTATCGCCGAAATGGTTATCCCGAAGGAAAAGCAGGAAATGCTTGACAAGGCTGCCGAACAGGTTTCCAAGATTCGCGCCCTTTACGAAGACGGTGTCATTACTGACGGTGAACGTTATAACCAGACGATTGACGTGTGGTCCAAGACAACGTCCGACGTTGCTGCCAAGCAGTGGGATTTGCTCTCTCACGACCGTGACGGTTTCAACCCGGTCTACATGATGGCTGACTCCGGCGCTCGTGGTAGCCGCGAACAGATTAAGCAGCTGTCCGGTATGCGTGGTTTGATGCAGAAGCCGATCAAGCAGCTCGGTGGTCAGGAAGTTATTGAAAACCCGATTAAGTCCTGCTTCCGTGAAGGCTTGAACGTGATGGAATACTTCATTTCGTCTCACGGTGCTCGTAAGGGTCTTGCTGATACCGCTCTTAAGACGGCTGACGCTGGTTACCTTACCCGTCGTCTCGTTGACGTGGGCCAGGACCTCGTGATTACCGAACCGGACTGCGGAACTACCGATGGTATCGAAGTTTCTGCATTCAAGGACGGTGACGATACTGTCATTCCTCTTGAAGAACGTCTCCTCGGTCGCGCTCCGGTCGAAGACATCAAGCACCCGGTTACCGGCGAAGTGATTGTCAAGGCTGGCGAACTCGTTACCGAACGTGACCTCCCGAAGATTTCCGCTACAGGTCTCGAACACATCAAGATGCGTTCTGTGCTTACCTGTAACTCGAAGACTGGCGTTTGCGCCAAGTGCTACGGCCGTATGCTTGCTTCCGGTCGTCCGGTTGACCTCGGCGAAGCTGTTGGTGTGCTCGCTGCACAGTCCATCGGTGAACCGGGTACGCAGCTTACCCTCCGTACGTTCCATATCGGTGGTGCTTCCTCTCGTCTTACTGTCGAAAGCGACAAGAAGGCAGCTGTCGATGGCCACGTCGAACTCGAACAGGTCGAAACGGTGGACCACGAAGGCCAGAAGGTCGTCGTTTCCCGTATGGGCGAACTCGTTATCTTCGACAATACCGGCATCAACAAGGGCCGTTACCAGATTCCGTACGGTGCAATCTTGCACGTCGAAAACAATGCTACCGTCAAGAAGGGCGAAAGCATGTTCGAATGGGATCCGTATAACAGCCCGATTATCACGAACGTGTCCGGTACGATCGCATTTAGCAATCTTATTGAAAACAGAACTTACCGTATTGAACGCGATGAAATGACCGAAGTCGAAACTTGGATCGTCATCAGCGACAAGCAACACGGTAAGAACCAATTGCGTCCGGTCATCATCATCAATGATGAACGTGGCGAAAAGGTTGGCCACTTCATGTTGCCTGACGGCGCTATCCTCGCCGTGCATCAGGGTGACCGCGTTACTTCCGGTCAGGTTATCGCAAAGCTTCCGCGTGCAGCTGGTAAGACCCGCGATATTACCGGTGGTCTTCCGCGCGTCGCTGAACTCTTCGAAGCTCGTGTTCCGAAGAACAAGGCATTCATCGCACCGGTTGACGGTCTCGTCAAGTACGGTAACGAAGTGCGCAACAACCAAGAAGTTATTATTCAGCAGATGGATGGCAACGAAGTGAAAGTGCTGGTTCCGCGTGGTATCCATCTGGCGGTCAATGACGGTGACCGTGTCCGTGCTGGTCAGAAGATCAGCGAAGGCAGTGTGGACCCGCACGATATCCTCGACGTTCTCGGACCCGAGGATGTGCAGCGCCACTTGGTGAACGAAATCCAGGCAGTTTACCGCCTGCAAGGTGTGGCTATTGCAGATAAGCACATCGAATGTATCGTTCGTCAGATGATGCGTAAGGTCCGCATTTTGGATCCGGGTGAATCGGATCTCTTGCCGGGCGAAGAAATTTCCAAGACCCGTCTCCGTACCGAAAACGAACGTCTGCGCGCTCTCGGTAAGGCTGAAGCTAAGTATCAACCGATGCTCCTTGGTATCACTAAGGCTTCCTTGGCAACGGACAGCTTCATTTCTGCAGCTTCCTTCCAGGAAACCCAAAAAATCCTTACCCGCGCCTCCATCGAAGGCTGCGTGGATCCGCTCATGGGTCTTAAGGAAAACGTGATTATGGGTCGACTTATTCCGTGCGGTACTGGTGCCCGTCACTTGAGGAACGTCCAAGTGATCGATGCCGATGCCGACGAAATGGAAGAACGCTCTCGTTTGCAGAATGTACAGGCTGAAAATTACGAATCTGGTTCCGGAATCCAGCTCTTGGATAACGAAATCGGCTCTTCTGACGAGGAAGATTCAGATAATTAA
- the rplA gene encoding 50S ribosomal protein L1 produces the protein MFRGKKYKKIAESFDRTKAYDLKEAIEILKKSELKFDQTVEVHFNLGVDPKHSDQVVRGTVVLPHGTGRQVRVLVFCKDNNLEVAKAAGADYAGGADLVQKIQEGWLDFDAVVATPDMMPVISKVARVLGPRGMMPSPKAGTVTVNVAQTVKELKAGKISYRVDKGANVHAPVGKLSFTADQLVENTKSVIDSVVKNKPQSSKGTYIKSLTLTATMAPGIKLDMALTR, from the coding sequence ATGTTCAGAGGAAAAAAATACAAAAAGATTGCTGAATCTTTCGATCGCACCAAAGCGTACGATTTGAAGGAAGCAATCGAAATACTCAAAAAGTCCGAATTGAAGTTCGACCAGACGGTCGAAGTACACTTCAATCTCGGTGTGGACCCAAAACATTCCGACCAAGTGGTTCGTGGCACAGTCGTGCTTCCGCATGGTACCGGTCGTCAGGTCCGCGTCTTGGTGTTCTGCAAGGATAACAACCTTGAAGTTGCCAAAGCCGCAGGTGCTGACTACGCTGGTGGTGCCGACTTGGTTCAGAAGATTCAGGAAGGCTGGCTGGACTTTGACGCCGTCGTTGCTACTCCCGACATGATGCCGGTGATTAGTAAGGTCGCACGTGTCCTCGGTCCTCGTGGTATGATGCCGAGCCCCAAGGCTGGTACGGTGACTGTTAACGTCGCTCAGACCGTCAAGGAACTCAAGGCCGGTAAGATTTCCTACCGCGTTGACAAGGGCGCTAACGTCCACGCTCCGGTTGGCAAGCTTTCCTTCACTGCCGATCAGCTCGTTGAAAACACGAAGTCTGTTATCGACTCTGTTGTGAAGAACAAGCCTCAATCTTCTAAGGGCACTTACATCAAGAGCCTCACTTTGACGGCTACGATGGCCCCGGGCATCAAACTTGATATGGCACTGACGCGCTAG
- the rpoB gene encoding DNA-directed RNA polymerase subunit beta codes for MTTERKSYSSNKFHLELPYLIEVQKASYEQFLQKDIPQEKRMNVGLERVFRDIFPITDDKDLYSLKYEGYYFGIPKYSIPECRERGLTYSMELFATLSLQVFEKDGEESKLKEEIKNDVLVCELPIMTENGTFIINGAERVVVSQLHRSPGVSFDEEMQPNGRSDYKSRIIPHRGAWVEFNTEGDILYLIIDRKKKLAATAMLRCIGFETTQDILNLFYKKTDEIVLDDAAFNDFDKEGVCTLINRIIFNDVIDEETGEIILEANTVIDDKKLERLRESSVEKITVLSKEEDNLLIHYTLAADKTKSREDALKAVYSVTHQQQEEAPNLQTAERYFDELFLNDPHKYDLGEVGRYRLNAKVYTAAILAKVKEVAERFDRVNEFKMPSVTQMTMSKTDFLAIIEYMVGLFNGDEGYTLDDIDHLGNRRTRSVGELLAGQISVGLSRMSRVIRENLSLHSEEEQTTPRELVNTRMVSTVVQAFFGQSQLSQFMDQMNPLSELTHKRRLSALGPGGLTRERAGFEVRDVHYTHYGRLCPIETPEGPNIGLINSLASYAVVNHFGFIETPYRIVGLVEFKDAQGNKCYFPEEKWHFGIFKGFVHDPHLFVELELTQKEIDTVRLNLDNRQRELFEGFVNKVFQIKDADGNVSYSKNGFALDDFDGTPDYVQVGDVVEQIVSDYISYLTADEEDSFKVAPASTELDDDNRFKGDMDGYVIVRDKSEYPHLMKQDSIAIGDTETERIDLMDVAPMQIVSVAAGLIPFLEHDDANRALMGSNMQRQAVPLLRAEAPVVGTGLERRAALDSGTVVRAKHDGRVTFVDARNITVQRGKMVNGVFEPLTGLGENYEFLGKDPIDEYKLRKFERSNQDSCINQKPIVNVGDFVKVGDVLADGVSTDHGELALGKNILIGFLPWNGYNYEDAVIISEELAIKDTFTSIHIEEYEMEVRDTKRGPEELTREIPNVGEDALRNLDENGVIRVGAEVGPDDILVGKVTPKGETELTPEERLLRAIFGEKAGDVRDSSLKAPPGMKGVVLETRIFSKKDKADKKSKEKDQETIEEIRMNFQSQIDRIKDACREHLFDLLAGKSAGKVMDNETHELLIREGQTYNEQNLKFIDVTKVSPLSTFVVDDDDLQDKVLSLVLVARDNLDTLTRTMEKEIDKVTKGDELKPGVLKSVKVYIAKKRCLSIGDKMAGRHGNKGVVSRIVPVEDMPFTEDGRPLQILLNPLGVPSRMNIGQVLEVHLGWAAKTLGFKVTTPVFDGAKFEDICKELEKAYQKNPIVNYEMDPENNKIIGKAKLYDGKTGEALLNPVTIGYMYYLKLGHLVDDKIHARSIGSYALVTQQPLGGKSQFGGQRFGEMEVWAMEAYGAAYTLQELLTVKSDDVQGRSKVYDAIVKGQNTPKPGIPESFNVMIREVHSLGLDIETTGDK; via the coding sequence ATGACGACGGAGCGAAAGTCTTATTCCTCCAACAAGTTCCACCTGGAACTCCCGTACCTGATCGAAGTCCAGAAGGCTTCGTACGAGCAATTCCTTCAAAAGGACATTCCGCAAGAAAAAAGGATGAACGTCGGGCTTGAACGCGTGTTCCGCGATATCTTCCCGATCACCGATGACAAGGATTTGTATTCCTTGAAGTATGAAGGATATTATTTCGGCATCCCGAAATACAGCATCCCCGAATGCCGTGAGCGTGGTCTCACGTATTCCATGGAACTTTTCGCAACTCTCTCCCTCCAGGTGTTTGAAAAGGACGGAGAAGAAAGCAAGCTCAAGGAAGAAATCAAGAACGATGTCTTGGTTTGCGAACTTCCTATCATGACCGAGAACGGAACGTTTATCATTAACGGCGCCGAACGCGTCGTCGTTTCGCAGTTGCACCGTTCTCCTGGTGTGAGCTTTGACGAAGAAATGCAACCCAACGGCCGCTCCGACTACAAGAGCCGTATTATTCCGCATCGCGGCGCATGGGTTGAATTCAACACCGAAGGCGACATCCTTTACCTCATCATCGACCGCAAGAAGAAGCTCGCCGCTACCGCTATGCTTCGCTGCATCGGTTTCGAAACGACTCAGGACATCTTGAACCTCTTCTACAAGAAGACCGATGAAATTGTCCTCGACGATGCCGCATTTAACGACTTTGACAAGGAAGGTGTCTGCACCCTCATCAACCGCATCATCTTCAATGATGTGATTGACGAAGAAACGGGTGAAATCATCCTCGAAGCCAACACTGTTATCGACGACAAGAAGCTCGAACGTCTCCGTGAAAGCAGTGTCGAAAAGATTACCGTGCTCTCGAAGGAAGAAGACAACCTCCTCATCCACTACACCCTCGCTGCCGACAAGACCAAGTCCCGCGAAGACGCTCTCAAGGCTGTCTACTCCGTGACCCATCAGCAGCAGGAAGAAGCTCCGAACCTCCAGACTGCCGAACGCTATTTCGACGAACTCTTCCTCAACGACCCGCACAAGTACGATCTTGGCGAAGTCGGTCGTTACCGCTTGAACGCAAAGGTCTATACCGCTGCTATTCTCGCTAAGGTTAAGGAAGTTGCCGAACGCTTCGACCGCGTCAACGAATTCAAGATGCCGTCTGTGACCCAGATGACGATGAGCAAGACTGACTTCCTTGCTATCATCGAATACATGGTCGGCCTCTTCAACGGCGACGAAGGCTATACTCTTGACGATATCGACCACTTGGGCAACCGCCGTACACGTTCTGTGGGCGAACTCCTTGCCGGTCAGATTTCCGTCGGCCTTTCCCGTATGTCTCGCGTCATCCGCGAAAACCTTTCTCTCCATTCCGAAGAAGAACAGACGACTCCGCGCGAACTTGTCAATACCCGCATGGTTTCTACTGTCGTCCAGGCATTCTTTGGCCAGAGCCAGTTGTCCCAGTTCATGGACCAGATGAACCCGCTTTCTGAACTTACTCACAAGCGTCGTCTCTCCGCTCTTGGTCCTGGTGGTCTTACCCGTGAACGTGCAGGCTTCGAAGTCCGTGACGTTCACTACACGCACTATGGCCGTCTCTGCCCGATTGAAACTCCGGAAGGTCCGAACATCGGTCTTATCAACTCCCTCGCTTCTTACGCCGTGGTGAACCACTTCGGCTTCATCGAAACTCCGTACCGTATCGTGGGTCTCGTTGAATTCAAGGACGCTCAGGGCAACAAGTGCTACTTCCCGGAAGAAAAGTGGCATTTCGGTATCTTCAAGGGCTTCGTTCATGATCCGCACCTCTTCGTGGAACTCGAACTCACCCAGAAGGAAATCGACACTGTTCGCTTGAACCTCGACAACCGCCAGCGCGAATTGTTCGAAGGCTTCGTGAACAAGGTCTTCCAGATCAAGGATGCCGACGGTAACGTTTCTTACAGCAAGAACGGTTTTGCTCTCGATGATTTCGACGGCACTCCGGACTACGTGCAGGTGGGCGACGTCGTGGAACAGATCGTTTCCGACTACATCAGCTATCTCACTGCTGACGAAGAAGACTCCTTCAAGGTTGCTCCGGCTTCTACCGAACTCGACGATGACAACCGCTTCAAGGGCGACATGGACGGCTACGTCATCGTCCGCGACAAGAGCGAATACCCGCACTTGATGAAGCAGGATTCCATCGCTATCGGCGACACCGAAACTGAACGTATCGACCTCATGGACGTGGCTCCGATGCAGATCGTGTCTGTCGCAGCAGGCCTCATCCCGTTCCTTGAACACGATGACGCTAACCGTGCTTTGATGGGTTCTAACATGCAGCGCCAGGCTGTGCCTCTGCTCCGCGCCGAAGCTCCGGTCGTGGGTACGGGTCTCGAACGCCGTGCCGCTCTCGACTCGGGTACGGTTGTCCGTGCTAAGCACGACGGCCGCGTGACCTTCGTTGACGCTCGCAACATTACTGTGCAGCGTGGCAAGATGGTGAACGGTGTATTTGAACCGCTTACCGGTCTCGGCGAAAATTATGAATTCCTCGGCAAGGATCCGATTGACGAATACAAGCTCCGTAAGTTTGAACGTTCCAACCAGGATTCCTGCATTAACCAGAAGCCGATTGTGAACGTTGGTGACTTTGTGAAGGTCGGCGACGTCTTGGCTGACGGTGTTTCTACTGACCACGGCGAACTCGCTCTCGGTAAGAACATCCTCATCGGCTTCCTCCCGTGGAACGGTTATAACTACGAAGACGCTGTCATTATTTCCGAAGAACTCGCTATCAAGGACACGTTCACTTCTATCCATATCGAAGAATACGAAATGGAAGTGCGTGACACCAAGCGCGGTCCGGAAGAATTGACTCGCGAAATTCCGAACGTCGGTGAAGACGCTCTCCGTAACCTCGACGAAAACGGCGTTATCCGCGTCGGTGCTGAAGTCGGTCCGGACGATATCCTCGTCGGTAAGGTTACCCCGAAGGGCGAAACCGAACTCACTCCGGAAGAACGTTTGCTCCGTGCAATCTTCGGCGAAAAGGCCGGCGATGTGCGCGATTCCTCTCTCAAGGCTCCTCCGGGAATGAAGGGCGTCGTGCTCGAAACCCGTATCTTCAGCAAGAAGGACAAGGCCGACAAGAAGAGCAAGGAAAAGGATCAGGAAACCATCGAAGAAATTCGTATGAATTTCCAGAGCCAGATTGACCGCATCAAGGATGCATGCCGTGAACACTTGTTCGACCTCCTCGCAGGCAAGTCTGCTGGCAAGGTCATGGACAACGAAACTCACGAACTCTTGATCCGTGAAGGTCAGACTTATAACGAACAGAACCTCAAGTTCATCGACGTCACGAAGGTTTCTCCGCTCTCCACGTTCGTTGTGGATGACGATGACCTCCAGGACAAGGTGCTCTCTCTCGTTCTCGTTGCCCGCGACAACCTCGATACCCTTACCCGCACGATGGAAAAGGAAATCGACAAGGTCACGAAGGGTGACGAACTCAAGCCGGGCGTTCTCAAGAGCGTCAAGGTCTACATCGCGAAGAAGCGCTGCCTCTCCATCGGCGACAAGATGGCAGGTCGCCACGGTAACAAGGGTGTCGTTTCGAGAATCGTTCCGGTCGAAGACATGCCGTTCACTGAAGACGGTCGTCCGCTCCAGATTCTTCTGAACCCGCTAGGCGTGCCTTCTCGTATGAACATCGGTCAGGTGCTTGAAGTTCACTTGGGCTGGGCTGCAAAGACTCTCGGCTTCAAGGTGACGACTCCTGTGTTCGACGGTGCTAAGTTCGAAGATATCTGCAAGGAACTCGAAAAGGCCTACCAGAAGAACCCGATCGTGAACTACGAAATGGATCCGGAAAACAACAAGATTATCGGTAAGGCCAAGCTTTACGACGGCAAGACCGGTGAAGCCCTCCTCAACCCGGTGACCATCGGTTACATGTACTACCTCAAGCTCGGTCACTTGGTCGACGACAAGATCCACGCACGTTCTATCGGTAGCTACGCTCTCGTGACGCAGCAGCCTCTCGGCGGTAAGAGCCAGTTCGGTGGCCAGCGCTTCGGTGAAATGGAAGTGTGGGCTATGGAAGCTTACGGCGCCGCATACACGTTGCAGGAACTCCTCACCGTCAAGTCTGACGATGTGCAGGGCCGTTCCAAGGTCTATGACGCCATTGTCAAGGGTCAGAATACGCCGAAGCCGGGTATCCCTGAATCCTTCAATGTTATGATTCGCGAAGTTCATTCTTTGGGTCTTGATATCGAGACCACTGGAGACAAGTAA
- the rplJ gene encoding 50S ribosomal protein L10, with product MKAVVKKQQTVDALVESFKGATAVYLLNFQGITVDKDNALRKALAAKGVKYHAVKNTLLKRVLEALKVEGLNDSLTGATSVMVGFEEDPLLPAREIEAFHKANPDFLVAKSIYLDGKAMPGSEVVNLSKIPDRKGMIAMIVSIALGPGSTIAGQLKTLQEKLEKESGSEAAPAAAEA from the coding sequence ATGAAAGCTGTAGTTAAAAAACAACAGACCGTGGACGCGCTCGTCGAGTCCTTCAAGGGCGCTACCGCCGTCTATCTGCTCAATTTCCAGGGCATCACTGTCGATAAGGACAATGCCCTCCGCAAGGCCCTCGCTGCTAAGGGTGTCAAGTACCACGCTGTGAAGAACACTCTTCTCAAGCGCGTGCTCGAAGCTCTCAAGGTTGAAGGTCTCAACGACTCCCTCACTGGCGCAACGTCTGTGATGGTCGGTTTCGAAGAAGACCCGCTCCTGCCGGCTCGCGAAATTGAAGCATTCCACAAAGCAAACCCTGATTTCTTGGTTGCCAAGAGCATTTACCTTGATGGCAAGGCAATGCCGGGCTCCGAAGTCGTGAACCTCTCTAAGATTCCGGATCGTAAGGGCATGATCGCAATGATCGTCTCCATCGCTCTCGGACCGGGCTCCACGATTGCCGGTCAGCTCAAGACCCTCCAGGAAAAACTGGAAAAAGAATCGGGTTCCGAAGCAGCCCCTGCTGCAGCGGAAGCTTAA
- the rplK gene encoding 50S ribosomal protein L11 produces MAKKITGYIKLQIPGGAANPAPPVGPALGQKGVNIMEFCKQFNAKTQNDKGMIVPVVITVYADKSFTFITKVSPVPALIKKATGVQSGSGEPNRKKVGKITQAQITEIAQKKMPDLNTIDLEAAKRMVAGTARSMGIEVVD; encoded by the coding sequence GTGGCAAAGAAAATCACAGGTTATATTAAGCTCCAGATTCCCGGTGGCGCAGCTAACCCAGCTCCTCCGGTAGGTCCTGCCCTTGGTCAGAAGGGCGTGAACATCATGGAGTTCTGCAAACAGTTTAACGCTAAGACCCAGAACGACAAGGGCATGATTGTGCCGGTTGTCATCACGGTCTACGCTGACAAGAGCTTCACCTTCATCACGAAGGTCTCGCCGGTTCCGGCCCTCATCAAGAAGGCTACTGGCGTGCAGAGTGGCTCTGGTGAACCCAACCGTAAGAAAGTTGGCAAGATCACTCAAGCCCAGATCACGGAAATCGCCCAAAAGAAGATGCCGGATCTAAACACAATCGACCTCGAAGCCGCCAAGCGCATGGTTGCGGGCACTGCTCGTTCCATGGGTATTGAAGTGGTTGACTGA